In one Argonema galeatum A003/A1 genomic region, the following are encoded:
- a CDS encoding Uma2 family endonuclease, with amino-acid sequence MLAETLKSQYTPEEYLQLEESAEYKSEYRDGEIVAMTGGTSNHNQIALNFAAYLKFALKGQNYKIYIGDMRLWIPRYRQYTYPDVMVIQGKPIFTEKNTTTVTNPSLIVEVLSKSTKNYDAGDKFLYYRSVPEFREYILIDQERYHVMQYNKTEDKKWLLSEYESEDAVLALNSINFEIKFSDIYEQVDFTEGEE; translated from the coding sequence ATGCTAGCAGAAACACTCAAAAGTCAGTATACTCCAGAAGAATATTTACAACTAGAGGAGTCAGCAGAATATAAAAGCGAATATCGAGATGGAGAAATTGTAGCTATGACTGGTGGAACGTCAAATCATAATCAAATTGCGCTTAATTTTGCCGCTTACTTAAAGTTTGCTTTAAAAGGGCAAAATTACAAAATATACATTGGCGATATGCGTTTGTGGATACCTCGCTATCGCCAGTACACTTATCCTGATGTGATGGTGATTCAGGGAAAACCGATTTTCACGGAAAAGAATACAACAACTGTAACGAATCCTTCGTTAATTGTGGAAGTATTATCCAAATCTACCAAAAATTACGATGCGGGAGATAAATTCCTTTATTATCGATCGGTCCCGGAATTTCGCGAATATATTTTAATTGACCAGGAAAGATATCACGTTATGCAATATAATAAAACAGAAGATAAAAAATGGTTGTTAAGCGAGTATGAATCTGAAGACGCCGTTTTAGCTTTAAATTCAATTAACTTTGAAATTAAGTTCAGCGATATTTATGAGCAAGTAGACTTTACAGAGGGTGAGGAATAA